The following are encoded in a window of Hirundo rustica isolate bHirRus1 chromosome 23, bHirRus1.pri.v3, whole genome shotgun sequence genomic DNA:
- the LOC120762627 gene encoding TLC domain-containing protein 5-like: MLFPLPLRAACSLLAWFCLYKWFCHRYRHRSIEWSCRLVTLTHGILATCLSAYIGFIDGPWPLSHPGSPNTTLQVHGLCLSLGYFIFDLCWCVYFQTEGALMLAHHLVSIVGIAASLALGESAADVNAVIFGSEITNPLLQARWFLKELGRYHSFTGDLVDFLFVALFTGVRIGMGAWLMYCELASPRPRWYIKLGGVVMYAVSWVFMVSICRFARRKSMRKYQAWRSRRSRELCLKTNGHLKSH, encoded by the exons ATGCTGTTCCCGCTGCCCCTGCGTGCAGCCTGCAGCCTGCTGGCCTGGTTCTGCCTCTACAAGTGGTTCTGCCACCGCTACCGGCACCGCAGCATCGagtggagctgcaggctggtcACGCTGACCCACGGCATCCTCGCCACCTGCCTGTCTGCTTACATCGGCTTCATCGACGGCCCCTGGCCCCTGAGCCACCCAG GGTCACCCAACACAACCCTTCAGGTGCACGGGCTGTGCCTTAGCTTGGGCTACTTCATCTTCGACCTGTGCTGGTGCGTGTACTTCCAGACGGAGGGTGCCCTGATGCTGGCCCACCACCTGGTGAGCATCGTGGGCATCGCCGCCTCCTTGGCGCTGGGCGAGTCGGCCGCGGACGTCAACGCCGTCATCTTCGGCAGCGAGATCACCAACCCGCTGCTGCAGGCCCGCTGGTTCCTCAAGGAGCTGGGCCGCTACCACAGCTTCACGGGCGACCTGGTGGATTTCCTCTTCGTGGCGCTCTTCACCGGCGTGCGCATCGGGATGGGCGCCTGGCTGATGTACTGCGAGCTGGCctcgccccggccccgctggtACATCAAGCTGGGCGGGGTCGTCATGTACGCCGTGTCCTGGGTCTTCATGGTCAGCATCTGCCGCTTCGCCCGGAGGAAGAGCATGAGGAAGTACCAGGCCTGGAGGAGCCGAAGGAGCCGCGAGCTGTGCTTGAAAACCAACGGGCATCTCAAAAGCCACTGA
- the LOC120762628 gene encoding TLC domain-containing protein 5-like, with product MVPIVLEVTCSFVTWLCLYSWLCLWNRQRSYKWSCRLVTLLHGLIVTCLSGYVMFLDGPWPLTHAGSPNTPLQIHVLSLTLGYFLFDLGWCLYFQTEGDLMLLHHTLSICGMILVLGLGESATEVNAVVFVSEITNPLLQARWFLREMGSYHTSLGKAVDFLFVLLFLVLRIGAGAWIMYGMVTSPKPNWLLKAGGLAMYVVSLGFMVEICRFVRRKMWKKTPSLDTRSSQE from the exons ATGGTTCCCATCGTCCTGGAGGTGACCTGCAGCTTTGTCACCTGGCTGTGCCTCTACAGCTGGCTCTGCCTCTGGAACCGGCAGCGTTCCTACAAGTGGAGCTGTCGCCTGGTCACCCTCCTGCACGGGCTCATTGTCACCTGCCTCTCTGGCTATGTCATGTTCCTGGATGGCCCCTGGCCTCTGACCCACGCAG GTTCACCAAACACCCCTCTGCAGATCCACGTGCTGTCCCTGACTTTGGGCTACTTCCTCTTTGACCTGGGCTGGTGTTTGTACTTCCAGACAGAGGGGGACCTGATGCTGCTCCACCACACCCTGAGCATCTGTGGCATGATcctggtgctggggctgggcgaATCCGCCACGGAAGTGAACGCTGTGGTGTTTGTCAGTGAAATCACCAACCCCCTGCTCCAGGCCCGCTGGTTCCTGCGGGAAATGGGCTCTTACCACACTTCCCTGGGAAAAGCGGTGGATTTCCTCTTCGTGCTCCTCTTCCTGGTGCTGCGGATCGGGGCGGGAGCGTGGATCATGTATGGCATGGTGACGTCCCCCAAACCCAACTGGCTCCTCAAGGCTGGGGGCCTGGCCATGTACGTGGTGTCCTTGGGGTTCATGGTTGAAATCTGTCGATTTGTAAGgaggaaaatgtggaaaaaaaccccttccctggacacacGATCTTCCCAGGAGTAG